From one Nilaparvata lugens isolate BPH chromosome 2, ASM1435652v1, whole genome shotgun sequence genomic stretch:
- the LOC120349764 gene encoding uncharacterized protein LOC120349764 codes for MSIGFVCCRRCLRWMDGDVGGRRSGLLFNMVGNVLGLLASGARWYELSLYAMDVVLVLAGDVGWSLSAFCGVRRDFNPDILGGLVFYTCVMFACLFDFDADFSHMHIFRYPIQSVICF; via the exons ATGAGTATTGGGTTTGTATGTTGTAGGCGCTGTCTTCGGTGGATGGacggtgatgtgggcggtcggcggtccgggctgctcttcaacatggtgggcaacgtccttggactcctggcgtccggcgcgcggtggtacgagctgtccctctatgccatggatgtcgtcctcgtcctggcgggtgatgtcggctggtccctctcggcgttctgcggggtgcggcgcgacttcaatcctgacattctcggtgggttggttttctATACATGTGTTATGTTCGCTTGTTTGTTTGACTTT GACGCTGATTTTTCCCATATGCATATCTTCAGATATCCTATCCAAtcggttatttgtttctaa